Genomic segment of Archaeoglobus neptunius:
GGAGAACAGTGCGAACGTCAGAGCAATGAAATCGATCGCCCCCATCTTTGTCAGGTATCCGGCGATGAGTGATGCGGCTGAAACGACAATAAATACAGTTGAGAGTATTTTCAGCCTCTTTCTGTCACTTTTACGCCATTGAAGTCCAGCACAAAACCCGATTAAAGCTACCAGTGAGAAGGCAACAGGTGAGACCGTTTGCAGGTAGTACTTTTCTCCAATTGACGACCTGTACCCCAGAAAAGCTTCTGTGAAAATTGGAAAAATTGTCCCCCAGAAAACAATAAGAGCGAAGGCAGTTAACAAAAGATTGTTGAGCAGGAAGCTTGCTTCTTTTGATACTGCACTCTCAATTACGTCAAAGCTCTGTATCTCTCCTATACGTCTGTGCAGCAAAAGCAGAGAGAAAACGAAAGTCCCCGTCATAAGGAGGGTTATGGGTATGGAAATTGTACTCTCAGCAAATGCATGAATGGAAGTAATCACTCCACTTCTGGTTATGAGGGTGCCGAGTAACACGAATTCGAAGCTTGTCAGAGCGAGCAGGAAGTTCCAGATTTTCATACCTCCTCTTGCTTCCTGTATCATTATGCTGTGGAGAAAGGCTGTGAGTGTAAGCCAGGGAAGCAGCGAGGCGTTTTCAACCGGATCCCATGCCCAGAACCCTCCCCATCCGAGAATGCGATAGGACCAGAACCCGCCCAGGAGGATTCCGGCAGTTAGGAAAAGCCATGAAATCAGTGCCCACTTCCGGGCTCTCAGTATCCACCTGTCGTCAAGCAGATAGAGACCGGAAATGGATAAAGCAAACGGGAATGCTGCAGCAGCGTAACCTGTGAATAGTACTGGTGGATGAAAAAGCATCTCATGTGTTTCAAGCAGCGGATTCAGGCCCAGGCCATGAGGTGGATTCGATTCGATAATCTTGAACGGATTTTGAAATGCCATGGTGAAAAATACCATGACGCTTAACAGCATTGCGAGAATGAGAGCAGATTGTGTCGTCAATCTATCCGGACGTTCCAGCTCTGTGAATATCAAAAGCATCACTGAAAAAATCCACGTCCACAGAAGAAACGAACCCTCGGAACCTGCCCAGATTGCAGAGATTTTGTAGTGGACTGGAAGCTCCGATGTCGAATGGGAATAAACGTATTCAATTGTGAAGTTGTCAGTCAGAAAGTAGTAGCCGAGAGTAAGCAGGGAAACCGTTAGGATAATAGCCGTAAGTCGTACTGGAGCTTTGTTCAGGTTTGTGTCTGCTTTTAATGCCGACTCGTAAAAGGAGATGATTGTATAGGCGGAGGAGACTAAAGCTGAGTAGAGCAGCAAGCTTCCCGCTTCTATGGCCATTCTATCACCTTTTTAACACTGTTATCATTTTTTCACCTGACGTAAATTAGTATTTAAATTTTTTCATTTCGGAATGTAAAAGTTTAAATCTTTAAAAGCTAAAAAGGGAGCGTGGTTAGGGAAAAAAGGATAGAGGTGGACAGGATATCTCCTTTTTCTCCTCTCGAACGGGAAATAGTCCAGTATATATGGGAAAATCCCGGTTCGGGAGTTTCAGAGATCTCGAAGGGTGTAAGCGCCCCGATTTCAAGTGTTGCGGCGACACTTGATAGGCTTGTAGCTTCTGGATACGCATTGAGGAAAAGGGAAAAAAAGGATGGAAGATACAGATTCCTGTATTATCCCACAGTTTCCCCGAAGGAAGCAGAGAAAAGAGTCGTGGAAAAGATTCTCGACACTCTCATGGAAAAATTTGGTGATCTGGTCATAGACTACTACCACAAAAAGGTGTTGAAATGAATCTTTGCCTCATTTCATGTTTGGATGAATACGGGGCAACATTCTCTGGAATTGGTTTGGTGATAGCCGTAGCGGCGATCGGATACTTTAGAAGTAACGGTTTCGGGAAACTCAAGTATTACTGGGGTCTGAATGTGGCTTTAATCAGCCTGTTGCCGGTTCTTTACCTGGGGATGGATTGTGAGTTTTCACTGATAGTAAAACTATATGTTTTGTACGCTCTGTCTGCCCTCACACTTTTTTTGATTGCACCAGTGGTTTACAGGTGGTATCTGTCAGAGAAATACAGTATAGAAAGA
This window contains:
- a CDS encoding BlaI/MecI/CopY family transcriptional regulator yields the protein MVREKRIEVDRISPFSPLEREIVQYIWENPGSGVSEISKGVSAPISSVAATLDRLVASGYALRKREKKDGRYRFLYYPTVSPKEAEKRVVEKILDTLMEKFGDLVIDYYHKKVLK
- a CDS encoding heme lyase CcmF/NrfE family subunit — encoded protein: MAIEAGSLLLYSALVSSAYTIISFYESALKADTNLNKAPVRLTAIILTVSLLTLGYYFLTDNFTIEYVYSHSTSELPVHYKISAIWAGSEGSFLLWTWIFSVMLLIFTELERPDRLTTQSALILAMLLSVMVFFTMAFQNPFKIIESNPPHGLGLNPLLETHEMLFHPPVLFTGYAAAAFPFALSISGLYLLDDRWILRARKWALISWLFLTAGILLGGFWSYRILGWGGFWAWDPVENASLLPWLTLTAFLHSIMIQEARGGMKIWNFLLALTSFEFVLLGTLITRSGVITSIHAFAESTISIPITLLMTGTFVFSLLLLHRRIGEIQSFDVIESAVSKEASFLLNNLLLTAFALIVFWGTIFPIFTEAFLGYRSSIGEKYYLQTVSPVAFSLVALIGFCAGLQWRKSDRKRLKILSTVFIVVSAASLIAGYLTKMGAIDFIALTFALFSLALQGYQYIRDAIVFKREYGNLSFIKILILKRRRYGGYLVHLGAIIVFLGVVGNWGYSHEQILELRKDQPVEFYGYQLIYRGYNFENTSNKVVAFSDVEVVKDGISALIQPRIEYYVVQGQVIRKPGISRYPLVDIYVIIEKLGKEKGIFKVKINPLTSFIWNGSVLMIAGGLVSLTPRRIVAKVKGGG